One genomic window of Fusarium fujikuroi IMI 58289 draft genome, chromosome FFUJ_chr01 includes the following:
- a CDS encoding probable protein kinase PAK1, with translation MDPSQYYQHHHHHSHRHHHKSLSQQQSSASLSSTARGAPPLHTHLPSSSSMPLRTANSTPMSSPGLFSPSPSRQNLVTSVSENNTPPNYNQSPLLHPLQMHKVRETHKALIDSDTATGRKLINQYEVIEEIGRGMHGKVKLARNLETGENVAIKIIPRFSKKRRLGKVTAKSPQDKTKKEIAILKKIRHPNVVALLEVIDDPELKKIYMVLEHVELGEVVWRKKGLPHICLFERRRIEREMRGELPTPEEDRYEQLLEHRQAIKQMKRAKMAQNYPGQMNWSFENGGADEPSSSLGSQSRISSMQDFAISDGSLSRPTSRQTFRDEQRAHSRSRSVVSSTRAVEDPDEFINWEDDMETPSALRSNPTSSTALDGTMYGPYVDEGFRGRSPSMADSIISHMSSLDFNPQQHDPFSDDFSYVPCFTFDQARSTFRDTVLGLEYLHYQGVVHRDIKPANLLWSKDHRVKISDFGVSYFGRPIRDGEFDDTVSESEAKDFDDDLELAKTVGTPAFFAPELCYTDLDTEQPKVSEQIDVWSLGVTLYCLIYARIPFLAEDEFQMFRKIATEEVYIPKRRLMPVHPSTSPAATSLYKRQNMHPYRDDNDLVYEEVDNLLIDLLRQMLTKNPEKRIRLRDIKRHPWVVQDIMNPIGWLDDTDPARPSSGRKIQVDEREMSSAVVPLTFLERARSVVKKAVGKVMHPLVERSDSKTRHRANSSAASSTGDNVSMYNNGPPTPHGQHRENRRKSLRPDDYFASAMRDAAAAPEHPLSVSQSVSPQPESVIYDPLATVLPEAGVYRGHHHAHSESESIREPEKSSAAASLWPFHRHAHSHGQTKTTQHWLHLGSPMPISQTTPTTPYFSSPVDGPDDSGAETVRKTRDLDLTDSMDESSRSKSVDRGLFSSSDKRAEPKVGVNTTVAPGSVQAPPRHGRRPVKSVDLGKASHHRRLEASILSSSLAVAAGQQYSHAGSTRSVEPCNKTRPRSLQRMDSAPITRTSPPRHSEDLCMRRCDRQTEQISYSCPPSPIQEEWTRDEPLPRADTMPTTKSSSVDSMEALATPSTSPSVTSPVSALPSTASTSERMLAFQSDPSLPALLSGASSVSADMEAELLCKPGIVSAHPQLLETTDSLTPPAFDKEPNGFPIDHVYANPPAMDSGSLAVHLEGGARDSVTSTPVARPVDDDLDDDGSDDGILLMATKSKKKPAQTTSRPPVFNPRRRDTNISIASTETAKKVPTSAYGDEGTSPYET, from the exons ATGGATCCCTCACAGTACTACcagcaccatcatcaccattccCACCGCCATCACCACAAATCTCTATCGCAGCAACAGTCGTCCGCCTCCCTCTCGTCGACGGCTCGCGGAGCCCCGCCGCTGCATACCCATctcccctcttcttcctccatgcCTTTGAGGACCGCCAACAGCACTCCGATGTCTTCGCCAGGACTTTTCAGCCCTTCGCCTTCTAGGCAAAATCTCGTCACCTCCGTATCCGAGAACAATACACCTCCCAATTACAACCAAAGTCCTCTCCTGCACCCTTTGCAGATGCACAAAGTTAGAGA GACACACAAGGCCCTCATTGACTCAGATACCGCCACAGGCCGCAAGCTCATTAACCAATATGAAGTGATTGAAGAAATTGGCCGTGGAATGCATGGTAAAGTCAAGCTGGCTCGCAACCTCGAAACAGGCGAAAATGTGGCTATCAAGATCATCCCACGTTTCTCTAAGAAGCGTCGCCTCGGAAAGGTTACAGCAAAGTCCcctcaagacaagacaaagaaggaaATTGCTATTCTAAAGAAGATCCGTCACCCGAATGTCGTCGCCCTTCTCGAAGTCATTGACGAccctgagctcaagaagatttACATGGTTCTTGAGCATGTGGAACTCGGTGAAGTTGTGTGGCGCAAGAAGGGTCTCCCTCACATTTGTCTATTCGAACGACGACGCATAGAACGCGAAATGCGAGGCGAGCTCCCAACTCCCGAGGAGGACCGCTACGAACAACTACTCGAACATCGCCAGGCTATCAAGCAAATGAAACGAGCCAAGATGGCACAGAATTATCCGGGCCAGATGAACTGGAGTTTCGAGAATGGAGGGGCTGACGAGCCTAGTAGCAGCCTAGGAAGTCAGTCTCGCATATCCTCCATGCAAGACTTTGCCATCAGTGATGGATCACTATCGAGACCTACTTCACGACAAACCTTCCGCGATGAACAAAGGGCACATTCACGATCACGATCTGTTGTTTCGTCAACTCGGGCCGTTGAAGATCCAGACGAGTTCATCAATTGGGAAGACGACATGGAAACCCCCAGTGCTCTTCGATCAAACCCCACTTCGAGTACTGCGTTGGATGGCACCATGTACGGCCCGTACGTCGACGAAGGCTTCCGAGGACGTTCTCCCAGCATGGCTGATTCGATCATCTCACACATGTCCTCACTCGATTTCAACCCTCAACAACACGACCCCTTCTCAGACGACTTCTCCTACGTTCCATGCTTCACCTTTGACCAAGCTCGATCAACTTTCAGAGATACTGTTCTCGGTCTTGAATACTTGCATTATCAAGGTGTCGTCCACCGTGATATTAAGCCAGCCAACCTCTTGTGGAGTAAAGATCATCGCGTCAAGATTTCTGACTTTGGCGTCTCCTACTTTGGCCGACCTATTCGTGATGGCGAATTTGACGACACAGTGTCCGAATCTGAGGCCAAGGATTTcgacgatgatcttgaaCTCGCCAAGACAGTCGGTACACCTGCGTTCTTTGCTCCTGAGTTGTGCTACACCGACTTGGACACAGAACAACCCAAGGTTTCGGAACAAATCGACGTTTGGTCTCTTGGTGTGACACTTTACTGCCTGATCTACGCTCGAATCCCCTTCCTCGCCGAAGATGAATTTCAGATGTTCCGAAAGATCGCAACAGAGGAAGTATACATCCCCAAGCGCCGCTTAATGCCCGTTCAcccctcaacctcaccaGCCGCAACCTCCCTCTACAAGCGCCAGAACATGCATCCATACCGCGACGACAACGACTTGGTCTatgaagaagttgacaaCCTGCTTATTGATCTGCTGCGACAAATGCTCACCAAGAACCCCGAAAAACGAATTCGACTTCGAGACATCAAGCGTCACCCATGGGTCGTCCAGGATATCATGAATCCTATCGGATGGCTCGACGACACTGACCCTGCTCGCCCTTCCTCTGGTCGAAAGATCCAAGTCGATGAAAGGGAAATGTCATCCGCTGTCGTGCCTCTTACCTTTCTGGAGCGTGCTCGCTCAGTGGTCAAGAAGGCTGTTGGCAAGGTAATGCACCCCCTTGTGGAACGAAGTGATAGCAAAACGCGACATCGAGCCAACAGTAGTGCTGCTAGCTCCACCGGCGACAACGTAAGCATGTACAATAACGGACCTCCGACTCCTCATGGGCAGCACCGCGAGAACCGACGCAAGAGTCTCCGCCCTGACGACTACTTCGCAAGTGCCATGCGAGATGCCGCCGCGGCGCCTGAGCATCCTCTCTCAGTCAGCCAATCAGTCAGCCCACAACCCGAATCCGTCATCTATGACCCGTTGGCAACTGTTCTCCCCGAAGCCGGCGTCTACcgaggccatcatcatgctCATAGTGAGAGCGAGTCGATACGCGAACCCGAGAAGTCATCTGCGGCAGCCTCTCTATGGCCCTTCCATCGTCACGCTCATAGCCATGGACAAACTAAAACCACTCAACACTGGCTCCATCTTGGTTCCCCCATGCCCATCTCTCAAACCACTCCTACTACACCTTACTTCTCCAGCCCAGTCGACGGACCAGATGACTCTGGGGCCGAGACAGTCCGAAAGACTCGCGACCTGGACTTGACGGATTCCATGGATGAAAGCTCGCGGTCCAAGTCCGTCGACCGTGGCCTCTTCTCCAGCTCAGATAAACGCGCTGAACCTAAGGTGGGCGTCAATACTACCGTTGCCCCCGGCAGTGTCCAAGCACCACCTCGTCATGGAAGACGACCTGTCAAGTCCGTTGACTTGGGCAAGGCTTCGCACCATAGACGCTTGGAAGCCTCTAtactctcttcatctcttgcCGTCGCCGCCGGTCAACAGTATAGTCACGCAGGTTCCACCCGCTCTGTTGAACCTTGCAACAAGACCCGACCGCGATCTCTTCAGAGAATGGATAGCGCCCCGATCACAAGAACGTCACCACCTCGTCACTCGGAAGATCTCTGCATGCGACGATGTGACCGACAAACTGAACAGATCAGTTACTCTTGCCCGCCCTCACCCATCCAGGAGGAATGGACTCGAGATGAACCCCTTCCACGCGCAGATACCATGCCCACCACTAAGTCGTCAAGTGTTGATTCAATGGAGGCTTTGGCCACTCCATCGACTAGCCCCAGTGTCACCAGCCCTGTCTCAGCGCTCCCTTCTACAGCCAGCACATCAGAGCGGATGTTGGCATTCCAGTCCGATCCCTCTCTGCCAGCCCTGCTCAGTGGTGCCAGCTCCGTTTCAGCCGACATGGAAGCCGAGCTGTTGTGCAAGCCAGGCATTGTTAGCGCTCACCCTCAGCTACTCGAAACCACCGACAGTCTGACGCCACCGGCTTTTGACAAGGAACCCAATGGCTTTCCCATTGATCACGTGTATGCCAATCCTCCTGCCATGGACAGTGGCTCCCTTGCTGTCCATCTGGAAGGTGGTGCACGGGACTCGGTGACTAGTACTCCCGTTGCCCGGCCCGTTGACGATGATTTAGACGACGATGGCAGTGATGACGGGATCTTGCTCATGGCCACTaagtcaaagaagaagccagcgcAGACTACGTCACGACCTCCAGTCTTCAACCCTCGAAGACGTGACACCAACATTAGCATTGCGAGCACCGAAACTGCCAAGAAGGTGCCAACCTCTGCATATGGTGACGAGGGGACGTCGCCCTATGAAACATGA
- a CDS encoding related to enoyl-CoA hydratase/isomerase, whose amino-acid sequence MSTLFTLPIAKCGAHPGGTLTCTEPSPRVYLLTLLSPPDNRLTTPVLKAFLNALDIIEFGHPHGVVATTSGIPKFYSNGLDLEHAVATEGFWPLLYDVWARFLTYPMPTVALMNGHAFAGGLMLATAQDYRLAPTPRGFLCLNELVFGAPLKPAMSALFRIKYSHSTYRSLVLEAKRFTGEDALAAGIADALAPKGLEDLLNFIKDKELIDKSKSGVYGVLKMEMYAGLVEFMRGPSMEAHEQRFEEAQSREGERKEFGKVWYEQWLKDTKAKL is encoded by the exons ATGTCTACTCTCTTCACACTCCCCATCGCAAAGTGCGGCGCCCATCCCGGCGGAACCCTCACATGCACAGAACCCTCACCGAGAGTCTACCTTCTCACCCTCCTCTCACCACCCGACAACCGTCTTACAACACCCGTTCTCAAAGCCTTTCTTAATGCCCTAGACATCATTGAGTTTGGTCATCCTCACGGCGTTGTAGCTACTACTTCTGGAATCCCAAAGTTTTATAGCAATGGTCTTGATCTGGAACATGCTGTTGCGACAGAGGGTTTCTGGCCTTTGCTCTATGATGTCTGGGCTCGTTTCTTGAC ATATCCTATGCCTACAGTGGCTCTCATGAACGGCCACGCTTTCGCAGGCGGTCTCATGCTCGCCACAGCCCAAGACTACCGCCTCGCGCCAACCCCACGAGGTTTCCTCTGTCTCAACGAGCTTGTCTTCGGCGCACCCCTCAAACCCGCCATGTCAGCTCTCTTCCGCATCAAGTACTCCCACTCAACCTACCGAAGCCTCGTCCTCGAAGCCAAGCGCTTCACAGGTGAGGATGCCCTTGCTGCGGGTATCGCCGATGCTCTTGCGCCCAAGGGCCTCGAGGACCTGCTCAACTttatcaaggacaaggaacTCATCGACAAGAGCAAGTCTGGTGTTTACGGCGTGCTGAAAATGGAGATGTACGCTGGTTTGGTCGAGTTTATGAGGGGGCCTTCTATGGAGGCGCATGAGCAGAGATTTGAGGAGGCGCAGAGTAGAGAGGGCGAGAGGAAAGAGTTTGGAAAGGTTTGGTATGAGCAGTGGTTGAAGGATACCAAGGCTAAGTTGTAG
- a CDS encoding related to pathway-specific nitrogen regulator, producing MSTQTNTSDSVPPPPRPIRFVHNQGQPPSKRRRINAACLTCRKRKTRCAGERPVCSTCTKNGHQCLGYPEEIKREDCEKPSPLDKQAHERDDREPRHYHDGNIKIEKVSVPAQHAPEIPNSHVASGTTMSLANMIDPKVEDRETPNATVQNGHHLSTIPTSPTAVRRSESHRVPYFRYFGPTAIVPGFKQMVVSVRDRRRSTAGSLAGTSPISTHSGPQGSSSAVGSDVVSEELPTYDPNDSAPVHPLIISLINTFFLQMGSSYPFLRQSKFLRMVKEKRVEPILVDSICALSARFSDSPILTNGNDKMPRMERGAVFAQRARQATVDTFPCPTVGAVQACLLMAYEGFGASQDSALWMYLGLAIRMAVDLGLQKEVGVQYHGEKDALYSQNWGRHPVDEGSSEAKGGESSQLSAQEQKELVQERMDTFWAVFILDRVISSGTGRPVTFRDDDLELSFPEPFIDPATGWPAPYPIFLQIIHLYGRVCDVLNKIRNAQDLTKETWDKLGEMEHELTRLYKSWDWRLQFNVNNFKAYLGAGQGTTFILLHFWFHALFIILHQPTLLTPFAELRSELQLLPDSRELSMSSAKTICDILSFADLIDSKSFIGNPFVSQPIYIAACAFVMESSANASSSPSRANSPPGGHHPDAPGGNKPREVKSSRHSLLASAANQNYQKCFNSLQQVQMYWGGATYIITALDQRAKGIWDCETYTAEEYESTKAGRKSSSGALNNPFPKFENKASPRMSGPPIAWTLAGTANSPNSSLTLMYQNRDSTPGTGAQTSQPARAPSTPPGNMIFDPIRQSLPDSTGMLAPAYPQPNVSAVRQSSRPVVPRRTSNLSATSTQTRPTVQFDGLPEDCEANDVYTTGSRFTPTNPPSTAFDTYSVSPPTAMAENGVNPATTLSGANAMYFGQTSFPYAMPWGNMGSMDGITFDSQDIDIAALGLQQSDMMGPWLDYIPSDVLSLFEHQHPHMGQGGH from the exons ATGAGCACCCAGACAAATACATCGGATTCGGTTCCGCCGCCACCGCGTCCGATTCGTTTTGTACATAATCAAGGACAGCCGCCTTCTAAGCGGCGCAGAATCAACGCTGC GTGTTTGACCTGTCGGAAACGAAAGACGAGATGCGCTGGCGAACGGCCTGTTTGCTCTACCTGTACCAAGAACGGCCACCAATGTCTAGGATACCCTGAGGAAATCAAGAGGGAGGATTGTGAGAAACCATCGCCGTTGGATAAGCAGGCCCACGAACGAGACGACCGCGAACCCCGCCACTACCATGATGGGAATatcaagatcgagaaggtGTCTGTGCCAGCACAGCACGCGCCTGAAATTCCGAATTCACATGTAGCTTCAGGGACGACAATGTCGCTCGCAAACATGATCGATCCAAAGGTTGAAGACCGCGAAACCCCGAATGCGACTGTGCAGAATGGCCATCACCTTTCCACTATACCAACTTCTCCTACTGCTGTGCGACGCTCCGAAAGTCACCGCGTCCCCTATTTTCGATACTTCGGCCCAACAGCTATCGTGCCTGGTTTTAAACAAATGGTTGTCTCTGTGCGCGATCGCCGGCGCTCGACTGCTGGCTCACTGGCTGGGACGTCACCGATATCAACACATAGCGGGCCGCAAGGAAGCAGCTCAGCTGTTGGGAGCGATGTAGTCAGCGAGGAACTACCTACATACGACCCCAACGATTCAGCCCCAGTTCACCCACTAATAATTagtctcatcaacaccttCTTTCTGCAAATGGGCTCCAGTTATCCATTCCTTCGACAGTCAAAGTTCTTACGGATGgtcaaagaaaagagagttGAACCGATCCTTGTTGACTCAATATGCGCTCTTTCCGCCAGATTCTCCGACTCGCCAATCCTTACAAACGGAAACGACAAAATGCCAAGGATGGAAAGGGGCGCAGTGTTTGCGCAAAGAGCCAGACAAGCCACTGTTGATACGTTCCCATGTCCGACTGTTGGTGCTGTGCAAGCTTGTCTTCTCATGGCTTATGAGGGCTTTGGAGCAAGCCAGGACAGCGCTCTATGGATGTATCTCGGGCTTGCTATTCGTATGGCTGTCGATCTGGGGTTGCAAAAAGAGGTGGGAGTTCAGTATCATGGCGAAAAGGATGCTTTGTATTCTCAGAACTGGGGCCGCCATCCGGTTGACGAAGGAAGCTCCGAGGCGAAAGGAGGTGAATCGAGTCAGCTGAGTGCTCAAGAGCAAAAGGAGCTCGTACAAGAAAGGATGGATACGTTTTGGGCGGTCTTTATCCTTGACCGTGTCATCTCATCAGGGACGGGACGACCTGTCACATTTCGAGATGATGACTTAGAGCTTTCATTCCCAGAGCCTTTCATCGACCCAGCGACCGGTTGGCCAGCACCCTACCCGATCTTCCTCCAAATAATCCACCTCTACGGACGTGTATGCGACGTTCTCAACAAAATTCGCAATGCGCAGGATCTCACCAAGGAAACATGGGACAAGCTTGGTGAGATGGAGCATGAGCTGACTAGACTCTACAAGAGTTGGGACTGGCGGCTACAGTTCAATGTGAACAACTTCAAAGCCTATTTGGGAGCAGGCCAGGGCACCACATTCATCCTACTGCACTTCTGGTTCCAtgctctcttcatcatccttcatcaaccGACTCTCCTTACACCCTTTGCTGAACTCCGCAGTGAATTGCAACTCTTGCCAGACAGTCGCGAGCTCAGTATGAGCAGCGCAAAAACGATTTGCGACATCTTGTCTTTTGCAGACTTGATAGACTCCAAGAGTTTTATTGGAAATCCGTTTGTTAGTCAGCCAATCTACATTGCAGCTTGCGCCTTTGTGATGGAGTCAAGCGCAAACGCATCAAGCTCACCCTCACGGGCCAACTCACCCCCAGGTGGACATCATCCGGACGCTCCAGGAGGCAATAAACCTCGAGAGGTCAAGTCCTCACGACACTCCTTGCTGGCTTCGGCAGCAAATCAGAACTACCAAAAGTGCTTTAATTCTCTGCAACAAGTGCAAATGTACTGGGGTGGAGCTACCTACATCATCACTGCATTGGACCAGAGGGCCAAAGGAATATGGGACTGCGAAACATATACAGCAGAAGAATATGAAAGTACCAAAGCTGGACGCAAGAGCAGCAGTGGTGCCTTGAACAACCCGTTCCCCAAATTCGAGAATAAGGCATCACCAAGGATGTCAGGTCCGCCTATAGCATGGACTCTGGCAGGAACTGCCAACTCTCCAAACTCGAGCCTGACACTCATGTATCAGAATCGAGACTCGACGCCAGGAACTGGAGCTCAAACTTCACAGCCGGCACGAGCTCCCAGCACGCCACCTGGCAATATGATATTTGACCCTATTCGGCAGAGTCTACCAGACTCGACGGGCATGCTTGCGCCAGCTTATCCCCAGCCCAATGTTTCAGCTGTGCGGCAGTCGTCCCGCCCAGTTGTGCCTCGTCGAACCTCGAACCTTTCGGCGACAAGTACGCAAACTCGTCCTACTGTTCAGTTCGATGGGTTGCCTGAGGACTGTGAGGCCAATGATGTTTACACCACTGGGTCGAGGTTTACGCCGACAAATCCGCCTTCTACGGCTTTTGACACGTATAGTGTCTCGCCACCGACAGCGATGGCTGAAAATGGCGTGAACCCAGCCACGACTCTTTCAGGGGCAAATGCCATGTATTTTGGCCAAACGAGTTTCCCATATGCGATGCCGTGGGGAAATATGGGGAGCATGGATGGCATCACCTTCGACAGCCAGGATATAGACATTGCTGCTTTGGGGCTGCAACAATCAGACATGATGGGGCCTTGGTTAGACTACATACCTTCAGATGTGTTGAGTCTTTTTGAGCATCAGCATCCGCACATGGGTCAGGGCGGTCATTGA
- a CDS encoding related to mannosyltransferase alg2, producing the protein MASDAKDKDTIVFFHPDLGIGGAERLVVDAAVGLQERGHRVVIFTNHCDPKHCFDECRDGTLDVRVRGHWLIPMSILSRLTILCAILRHVHLLIHIALTGELQALRPRAFIADQLSAGLPLMRYIAPSSPILFYCHFPDLLLAQGRESALKRLYRRPFDWLEEWTMGFASAVAVNSGFTKGVVNNTWPNLKKRTETKVVYPCVDTEVREKEDVGSDGDVPFKGEKIILSINRFERKKDIGLAIKAFAAIPEAERKGCRLILAGGYDPRVAENVQYHSELEALASSYGLEHLTTKTLITALSAPATVPVLFLLSIPNSLKASLLRSARILLYTPANEHFGIVPLEAMLARTPVLAADSGGPVETIVDGKTGWLRSPKDVDAWADVVRSALKLSDADLQKMGDKGAARVKDLFGREQMAKRFDEILVDIISKKPPVSAMRTVVNAAGVLVVCVLGLVVSALLASKKEEVVSEFAV; encoded by the exons ATGGCTTCGGACGCCAAAGATAAAGACActatcgtcttcttccatcCTGATCTTGGCATTGGAGGTGCTGAGCGCCTTGTCGTCGATGCTGCAGTCGGGTTGCAGGAGAGGGGACATCGGGTCGTGATATTTACCAATCACTGCGATCCGAAGCATTGCTTTGATGAGTGTCGTGATG GAACCCTCGATGTTCGTGTTCGTGGCCACTGGCTCATCCCAATGTCTATCCTCTCACGCCTCACAATCCTCTGCGCCATCCTTCGTCAcgtccatcttctcatccacATTGCTCTGACCGGCGAACTACAAGCCCTACGACCCCGCGCCTTTATCGCCGATCAGCTCTCCGCCGGCCTCCCTCTCATGCGTTACATCGCTCCATCCTCACCCATCCTCTTCTACTGCCATTTCCCcgatcttctcctcgcgcAAGGCCGCGAATCTGCCCTCAAGCGCTTGTACCGACGTCCGTTTGACTGGCTTGAGGAATGGACTATGGGTTTTGCGAGCGCTGTGGCTGTGAATTCAGGTTTTACAAAGGGCGTGGTTAACAATACGTGGCCGAATTTGAAGAAGCGTACGGAAACGAAGGTGGTGTATCCTTGTGTGGATACGGAAGTCagggagaaggaggatgttggcagtgatggtgatgttccGTTCAAGGGGGAGAAGATTATTCTCAGTATCAACCGTtttgagaggaagaaggatattGGTCTTGCGATCAAGGCCTTTGCTGCCATTCCTGAAGCTGAGCGCAAGGGGTGCAGGCTCATTCTTGCAG GCGGCTACGATCCTCGCGTCGCTGAAAACGTACAATATCActctgagcttgaggctctcgCCTCTTCCTACGGTCTCGAACACCTCACCACAAAGACCCTTATTACCGCTCTATCTGCACCTGCAACCGTTCccgttctcttcctcctctcgaTCCCCAACTCCCTCAAGGCATCGCTGCTCCGCTCGGCACGCATTCTTCTTTACACACCCGCCAACGAGCACTTCGGCATCGTCCCCCTAGAAGCCATGCTCGCCCGTACACCAGTACTAGCTGCCGACTCAGGTGGCCCCGTAGAAACAATCGTTGATGGCAAGACGGGATGGCTACGATCGCCAAAGGACGTAGATGCCTGGGCTGATGTCGTGCGCAGTGCGCTGAAACTTAGCGATGCTGATTTGCAGAAGATGGGCGACAAGGGTGCTGCGAGAGTGAAGGACTTGTTTGGGCGAGAGCAGATGGCCAAGCGCTTTGATGAGATCCTGGTTGATATCATCAGCAAGAAACCCCCGGTATCTGCCATGCGAACAGTCGTCAACGCCGCTGGAGTCTTAGTGGTCTGTGTTTTGGGACTGGTGGTATCAGCACTCCTTGCTAGCAAAAAGGAAGAGGTAGTATCGGAATTTGCCGTTTAG
- a CDS encoding related to triacylglycerol lipase, which translates to MIPGIIHHLYTWFRPSLVAIFYRNIPWALRWRLLLFQPAAFLTYSIATIPCLFYRSYTVEYLHIAPGRSVRALIFKAAGVGKGRALRPLHVNFHAGAFMGGLPEGHAYFDQLVSEQTGAVVVDVDYRVAPEHAFPAAVDDADATIKWLQENAEERWGADPTLMTTSGFSAGGNLAFAVTQQKSCQAPSPTSIKAIATFYAVLDFRLSPWEKPHPDNMPKNDPAKVFLPLFDAYAAPARAKHSKDPRLSPVLSQKESLPERILLVAPGIDILVAEQTEFAERINNEDGRREVQRVEILHEKDLFHGYLEVPDIVVKRDIKHRAYDKAIQVLKETHREYDWTWNA; encoded by the exons ATGATACCTGGCATCATCCACCATTTGTATACTTGGTTTCGACCCAGTCTGGTGGCGATCTTCTATCGCAATATACCATGGGCCTTGCGCTGGCGGTTGCTATTATTTCAACCAGCTGCTTTCCTAACATATTCCATCGCGACGATACCATGTCTTTTTTATCGCTCTTACACCGTTGAATATCTACATATTGCACCAGGTCGTTCTGTCCGCGCATTGATCTTCaaggctgctggtgttggaaaGGGGAGAGCTCTCAGGCCACTTCATGTGAACTTTCACGCTGGCGCATTTATGGGAGGCTTGCCAGAGGGCCATGCATATTTCGATCAGCTGGTATCAGAACAGACAGGTGCCGTTGTTGTTGACGTTGACTATCGCGTGGCGCCGGAACATGCTTTCCCAGCAGCTGTCGACGATGCTGATGCAACGATCAAGTGGCTACAAGAGAACGCTGAAGAACGTTGGGGCGCAGATCCAACTTTGATGACCACGAGTGGTTTTTCTGCCGGAGGAAACTTGGCTTTCGCGGTCACTCAGCAGAAAAGCTGCCAGGCACCATCTCCTACATCTATCAAGGCCATCGCGACTTTCTACGCTGTTCTTGACTTCCGTCTGAGTCCCTGGGAGAAACCGCATCCAGACAACATGCCCAAGAATGACCCAGCAAAAGTCTTTTTGCCCCTTTTCGATGCATATGCAGCACCTGCAAGAGCAAAACACTCTAAAGACCCAAGGCTTAGTCCTGTCCTTTCACAAAAAGAATCGTTGCCAGAGAGGATTCTTCTTGTCGCCCCTGGTATCGATATCCTCGTTGCAGAACAGACTGAGTTCGCAGAGAGAATCAACAACGAGGACGGTAGAAGAGAAGTCCAGAGAGTTGAAATCTTGCATGAGAAAGATCTATTCCATGGATACTTGGAAG TCCCTGATATCGTGGTTAAGCGGGATATCAAGCATCGTGCCTACGACAAGGCTATTCAGGTTCTCAAGGAGACTCACAGGGAGTATGATTGGACCTGGAACGCCTGA